From one Montipora capricornis isolate CH-2021 chromosome 10, ASM3666992v2, whole genome shotgun sequence genomic stretch:
- the LOC138020273 gene encoding adenosine receptor A1-like produces MDFRTWNFVWASFFAVMAFLAAGGNILTIIIFHEKQLRRRPHFLLISLAVADLLVGLVPIPLYITMQYNFSRLIYKIFQSADMFAGFASIFTIAVIALERMYAIGWPFRHRVLKIHTYVVAIGTPWITAFIGTVIGNLSGYIFHKTVAALLAMFLSTPVVVTCVAYFVLWKKERSRNLRDHQLQRTEDLKLTKTVVLITAAFLLTWLPLQVITLVFHFCISCRNMSSFVMYVIKLLQYGNSVINIFIYPARNEIYRKALFKKLSVCKCSCRNQRIHSSPKDMSIPVITLVPMANSTKTPASFDNFHENTKL; encoded by the coding sequence ATGGATTTTCGCACTTGGAATTTCGTATGGGCCTCGTTCTTTGCAGTGATGGCATTTTTGGCTGCTGGTGGAAATATACTGACCATAATCATATTTCATGAGAAGCAATTACGCAGACGGCCTCATTTTCTCCTAATAAGTTTGGCGGTAGCAGATCTTCTAGTTGGTTTGGTTCCAATTCCACTTTATATTACGATGCAATACAATTTTAGTCGGCTGATATATAAAATCTTCCAGAGTGCCGATATGTTTGCTGGGTTTGCTTCAATTTTTACCATCGCTGTGATTGCATTGGAGCGAATGTACGCCATTGGTTGGCCGTTTCGTCACCGTGTTCTCAAAATTCATACTTATGTCGTTGCTATAGGAACTCCATGGATAACGGCATTTATTGGGACCGTAATTGGAAATCTCTCGGGATATATCTTCCACAAAACCGTGGCAGCTCTATTGGCCATGTTCTTATCAACACCAGTTGTCGTTACCTGTGTAGCTTACTTTGTCCTTTGGAAGAAAGAGAGGTCTCGAAACCTGCGCGATCATCAACTTCAGAGGACTGAAGATTTAAAATTGACAAAGACCGTGGTGTTGATAACAGCAGCTTTTCTTCTCACTTGGCTTCCCCTTCAGGTTATAACCTTGGTTTTCCATTTTTGTATTTCATGCAGGAACATGTCTTCCTTTGTAATGTATGTAATCAAGTTGCTCCAGTATGGAAACTCGGTCATAAACATTTTCATTTATCCTGCCAGAAATGAGATATATAGAAAAGCTCTTTTCAAAAAGCTCTCTGTTTGTAAGTGCTCATGTCGAAATCAGCGGATTCATTCATCTCCAAAAGACATGAGCATTCCTGTTATTACTTTGGTGCCCATGGCCAATTCCACCAAAACTCCTGCAAGTTTTGATAATTTTCACGAAAATACAAAACTTTAA
- the LOC138020274 gene encoding uncharacterized protein gives MADMVDDLFVFGDDFEAILGILEEDEALEEEFTAVASDVQSADIICKDCGKKCKSKGGYKRHRAAKHGQDENRVNSDESNTNADKTRKTFILTAVILTKIVLKVLKSVKGNEVFSTSIRLDFRNSVRIS, from the exons atggcggacatggTGGACGATTTATTTGTGTTTGGCGATGATTTCGAGGCGATTTTAGGTATATTAGAGGAAGATGAAGCATTGGAGGAGGAATTTACAGCTGTAGCTAGTGAT GTGCAATCAGCCGATATTATTTGCAAAGACTGCGGTAAGAAGTGCAAGTCTAAAGGAGGCTACAAACGACACAGGGCTGCTAAACACGGACAAGATGAGAACAGAGTAAACTCTGATGAAAGCAATACTAACGCTGACAAGACTAGAAAAACTTTCATTTTAACGGCAGTCATTCTTACTAAGATAGTGCTGAAAGTACTAAAGAGTGTCAAAGGAAACGAAGTGTTTTCAACCAGTATTAGACTGGACTTTCGTAATTCTGTCCGCATTTCATGA
- the LOC138020275 gene encoding uncharacterized protein — translation MPSNSTTSSYHIARRVGYQGARPPVGCQAGIEKNGTGQNISKDCRILKCRKTTLVSTFNCRTLTRSSIGRTGELTVLDQEQNIDVICSQEHRIYHDDIELKFHDMKKGWVMITSSAEKDSNNSAIRGVGLLLSPKAHKALTSVETINPRTLVATFNGNPAVTVISCYSPTNVSNVDDREEF, via the coding sequence ATGCCTAGCAATTCTACAACTTCTTCATACCACATCGCTCGTCGCGTGGGTTACCAAGGAGCGCGTCCCCCAGTGGGATGTCAGGCTGGGATCGAAAAGAATGGTACTGGCCAAAACATTTCGAAGGATTGCCGGATTCTTAAGTGTAGAAAGACTACTCTTGTTTCAACATTCAACTGTCGCACTCTGACTAGGAGCTCCATTGGAAGGACAGGTGAACTAACTGTACTAGATCAGGAACAGAACATTGATGTCATATGTAGCCAAGAACATCGGATCTACCATGATGACATCGAATTGAAGTTCCATGACATGAAGAAAGGTTGGGTTATGATTACATCTTCCGCTGAAAAAGATTCAAATAACTCAGCAATACGGGGTGTTGGCTTACTTCTCAGTCCGAAAGCACACAAAGCACTGACCTCGGTAGAAACCATCAATCCAAGGACTCTCGTTGCCACTTTCAATGGAAACCCTGCTGTTACTGTCATATCCTGCTACAGCCCCACCAATGTATCTAACGTGGACGATAGAGAGGAATTCTAG
- the LOC138020277 gene encoding uncharacterized protein: MDSDSDSDLAEALDAFEQIGGAAPGRFVFERLPVVERRSVRLGVRERVFQLRPRQIGAFIPRQRLNDALVQGLRTALDDLINDQDIPDGDRIYIALSSNRIANAYNGWGLRAGEWRAQGPRVDALLGNLSHMLNSNEQFEMDDSFTLSFVHVRGAPTGSGYKRKHLPGHQASTRLREFKRCVLRVPQDDQNLCCPRAIALARGVHQHRDDPQRRRQWTRCRGNHRRITRAAQDLLEEVGLPPQPCGPEQLQQLVTAPSLEDYTLVVVDANRAYACFAYGRGDTLLGLLHEDGHYDALSSLPGFFGQDYFCSQCFQAYKNLGQHACRNNRTHHCGACLQNGCPDYTEAYRQYRSAQTPCILCGRSFYGDTCLQTHRSKTHAGKPADAEHPSVCATRRQCKECHHTLRGVKEIRAHRCGYRKCSCCKNDVDVHAHRCFLQVEKTPAEERRLIRQRLSFQRILNQGLAPLLENDAAGLHAFLAGDNEDEDDDDDDEKPPLHVFFDIESMQVEGRHVPNLVVAETEDDDDPPVSFQGDDCLFHFLEWLETLTENGTRPLTVIAHNFKGYDSYPVIDELHRQKRDLDQIRNGGKVLQLTYPHEQTTIRFIDSLSFFQMPLSDFPKTFGLTELKKGYFPHLFNTPEHQTYVGRLPDKAFYMPDGMSVKKRRDFDTWYDDQAAREVVFDFQAELLVYCQSDVKLLKQGCLTFMRDFQGRAEFNPFEQMTVASACNRYLRMHCMEEDSIASEPPLGWRGRVNHSQASMEWLTWCEHHLRQRAYLALSPEEHENHEALARAYGHYDAYHPLHRQRIQHARNEGEYRIPGTRYTVDGYDADTKTVYEFCGCFWHGCRTCHPQRTDVHPTLLDRTMDEVRALVDKKRTFLINRGYQVVTMWECVWNALKQTNQDIKDFLARQHLQAPLEPRDAFYGGRTNAVRLYAHVDEEKEEEIRYDDYTSLYPWVNKYGTYPLGHPTFLYEPDTTDLSPYFGLAKCTVLPPQRLYHPVLPYRSHDKLTFPLCRTCVEENISKPLLEKTHACHHTDEERVLVGTWCTPELDMAVQKGYVIQHVHEVWHFDQQRTGLFQSYVDTWLQIKEEASGWPEGCTTPTQKQAHVDAYYAREGIRLDPTKIEKNPGLRALAKMMLNSMWGKFGQRINKTQVREFTEPQSFIQFLDSDQHDVRYVSSLTEDRVEVHYKLQTHDVLPSPNLNIFIAAFTTCHARLRLYRALDHLGERVLYFDTDSVVYLHRPGDPPLDPPRGAYLGDFKDELDAGDHIVEFCSGGPKNYGYKTKNGHVVCKVRGFSLNVEGMTQLNYDVLRQNTLDELHRPLDRPRTTRVTQSHTIQRNAKTYTLETQPSHKDYRLVYSKRVLDPTTAQTYPYGYERFTEEDLDLAQILADLFRDE; this comes from the coding sequence ATGGATAGCGATAGTGATAGTGACTTGGCTGAAGCACTCGACGCGTTTGAACAAATTGGAGGTGCTGCTCCAGGACGTTTCGTCTTTGAAAGACTTCCTGTGGTCGAACGGCGTAGTGTCCGTCTCGGTGTTCGTGAACGCGTCTTTCAACTTCGCCCTCGACAGATTGGAGCGTTCATCCCCCGACAACGGTTGAACGATGCTCTCGTGCAAGGTCTTCGTACTGCTCTAGATGACTTAATCAATGATCAAGACATTCCCGATGGCGATCGCATTTACATCGCTCTATCCTCCAACCGTATTGCCAATGCCTACAACGGTTGGGGACTACGGGCCGGAGAATGGCGCGCTCAAGGTCCCCGCGTGGATGCCTTACTTGGGAATCTTTCCCACATGCTCAACTCGAACGAACAATTTGAGATGGACGATTCCTTCACCCTCTCCTTCGTTCACGTACGTGGGGCTCCCACCGGTTCCggttacaaaagaaaacatttaccaGGGCATCAAGCGTCGACGCGTCTCAGAGAATTCAAGCGCTGCGTCTTACGTGTTCCACAGGATGACCAGAATCTATGCTGTCCACGTGCCATCGCTCTGGCTCGAGGGGTCCATCAACATCGAGACGATCCCCAAAGGCGCCGACAATGGACTCGCTGTCGCGGTAACCATCGTCGCATCACACGAGCGGCTCAAGACCTTCTAGAGGAAGTCGGTCTTCCTCCTCAACCCTGCGGTCCTGAACAACTTCAACAACTCGTCACCGCTCCCAGTCTTGAAGACTACACCCTCGTGGTCGTGGATGCCAACCGCGCTTATGCTTGTTTTGCTTACGGTCGTGGGGACACGTTGTTAGGACTCTTACACGAAGACGGTCATTACGATGCCTTGTCTTCCTTACCCGGGTTCTTCGGCCAAGATTATTTTTGCAGCCAGTGTTTCCAAGCCTACAAGAATTTGGGTCAGCATGCCTGTCGTAATAACCGAACCCATCATTGCGGAGCCTGCTTGCAAAACGGATGTCCTGATTATACCGAGGCCTACCGACAGTACCGCTCGGCTCAGACCCCCTGTATTCTCTGTGGACGTTCTTTCTACGGAGATACGTGTCTCCAAACCCATCGGTCCAAGACCCACGCCGGTAAACCCGCGGATGCTGAACATCCTTCCGTCTGTGCCACCCGTCGTCAGTGTAAAGAATGTCATCACACGTTACGTGGTGTCAAAGAGATCCGAGCTCATCGGTGCGGGTATCGGAAATGTTCGTGCTGCAAGAATGACGTCGACGTTCATGCCCATCGATGTTTCTTACAAGTCGAAAAGACCCCCGCCGAAGAACGACGTTTGATACGACAGCGACTCTCCTTCCAAAGGATCCTGAATCAGGGACTAGCACCTCTCTTAGAAAACGACGCCGCTGGCTTGCACGCTTTTCTGGCGGGCGATAACGAGGACgaggatgatgacgacgatgatgagaAACCGCCCTTGCACGTTTTCTTTGACATTGAGAGTATGCAAGTCGAGGGGCGTCACGTGCCCAATCTGGTGGTGGCCGAGACAGAAGACGACGACGATCCTCCCGTCTCGTTCCAAGGAGATGACTGTCTCTTTCACTTTCTGGAATGGTTAGAAACACTCACCGAAAACGGAACGCGACCCCTGACGGTCATCGCTCATAATTTCAAAGGGTATGACAGTTATCCCGTCATCGACGAACTCCATCGGCAAAAGAGAGACTTGGACCAAATCCGAAACGGTGGGAAAGTCCTCCAACTCACCTACCCTCACGAACAGACGACCATACGCTTCATCGATTCCCTCTCCTTCTTCCAGATGCCGCTGAGCGATTTCCCCAAGACGTTCGGGCTCACCGAACTCAAGAAAGGATACTTTCCGCATTTGTTCAATACCCCCGAACATCAGACGTATGTAGGCCGACTTCCCGACAAGGCCTTCTACATGCCCGACGGCATGTCCGTCAAGAAACGTCGCGACTTTGATACTTGGTACGACGACCAAGCGGCACGAGAGGTCGTCTTTGATTTCCAAGCCGAACTCTTAGTCTACTGCCAATCGGACGTGAAACTCTTGAAACAAGGATGTCTCACGTTCATGCGGGATTTTCAAGGACGCGCTGAATTCAATCCCTTTGAGCAAATGACAGTCGCCTCTGCCTGTAATCGCTACTTGCGTATGCACTGTATGGAAGAGGACTCCATTGCTTCCGAACCTCCCCTAGGATGGCGAGGTCGTGTCAATCATTCCCAAGCCTCCATGGAATGGTTGACGTGGTGCGAACACCATCTACGACAACGAGCCTACCTGGCCCTCTCGCCGGAAGAACACGAGAACCACGAAGCCCTAGCTCGTGCCTACGGCCACTACGACGCTTATCATCCCTTGCATCGCCAACGTATCCAGCATGCTCGGAACGAGGGCGAGTACCGTATTCCTGGTACCCGATACACGGTCGACGGTTACGATGCCGATACCAAGACTGTTTACGAATTCTGCGGGTGCTTCTGGCACGGATGTCGGACTTGTCATCCCCAACGCACCGACGTGCATCCGACCTTACTCGATCGCACCATGGACGAGGTCCGTGCTCTCGTCGACAAGAAACGCACGTTTCTCATCAACCGTGGGTACCAAGTCGTGACCATGTGGGAATGCGTCTGGAACGCCCTCAAACAAACCAACCAGGACATCAAAGACTTTCTAGCCCGTCAACACCTCCAAGCCCCCCTGGAACCACGCGATGCTTTTTACGGGGGTCGGACCAATGCCGTACGTCTCTACGCTCACGTCGACGAGGAGAAAGAGGAAGAAATCCGATACGACGATTACACGTCCTTGTATCCTTGGGTCAACAAGTACGGCACCTATCCACTCGGTCATCCCACCTTCCTCTACGAGCCCGACACCACCGATCTCTCGCCTTACTTTGGTTTGGCCAAATGTACCGTCCTTCCACCCCAACGTCTCTACCATCCCGTGTTGCCTTACCGCAGTCACGACAAACTCACATTTCCCTTATGTCGTACTTGCGTCGAAGAAAACATTTCCAAACCCCTTTTGGAAAAGACACATGCCTGTCATCACACGGACGAAGAACGTGTTCTCGTCGGTACCTGGTGCACCCCCGAACTCGACATGGCCGTGCAGAAAGGTTACGTCATTCAACACGTTCACGAAGTATGGCATTTCGATCAGCAACGTACGGGACTTTTCCAATCCTACGTGGACACGTGGCTCCAAATCAAAGAAGAAGCCAGCGGTTGGCCCGAAGGCTGCACTACCCCTACTCAAAAACAAGCTCACGTCGATGCCTACTATGCTCGGGAAGGTATTCGTCTCGATCCCACCAAGATCGAAAAGAACCCTGGACTCCGAGCCCTGGCTAAGATGATGCTCAACTCCATGTGGGGCAAGTTCGGGCAACGGATCAACAAGACTCAGGTCCGAGAATTCACCGAACCTCAATCGTTCATCCAATTTCTCGACAGCGATCAACACGATGTCCGTTACGTCAGTTCCCTCACCGAAGACCGGGTCGAAGTCCACTACAAACTCCAAACGCACGATGTCTTGCCTTCACCCAATCTCAACATCTTCATAGCCGCCTTCACCACCTGTCATGCCCGACTCCGTCTCTATCGAGCCCTCGATCATCTCGGTGAACGCGTGCTCTACTTCGACACCGACTCGGTCGTCTATCTCCATCGTCCTGGCGACCCACCCTTGGACCCTCCACGAGGCGCCTACCTTGGCGACTTCAAGGATGAATTGGATGCGGGCGATCACATTGTGGAATTCTGCTCGGGCGGTCCTAAGAACTACGGTTACAAGACTAAGAACGGACACGTCGTATGCAAGGTCCGCGGTTTCTCCCTCAACGTCGAAGGGATGACTCAATTGAATTACGATGTCTTGCGTCAAAACACTCTGGATGAATTGCATCGTCCTCTAGACCGACCGCGTACCACCCGTGTCACGCAATCTCACACCATCCAAAGAAATGCCAAGACCTACACCTTGGAAACCCAGCCTTCTCACAAGGACTACCGGCTCGTCTACTCCAAACGAGTCCTGGATCCCACCACGGCCCAGACCTACCCTTACGGTTACGAACGGTTCACCGAAGAGGATCTGGATCTCGCTCAAATTTTAGCGGACCTATTTAGGGACGAGTAG
- the LOC138020278 gene encoding uncharacterized protein, translated as MIRQPSSTMIVGPSGSGKTQLTEALLTEGDVFEGGRTKPCHYCYAVWQPRFERMKGRGIRFHEGIPDISDLRQWFGKSGGGILVLDDLMDEGGNDKRVLDLFTRESHHRNITVLYLCQDLFPPGKYAKTISRNAHYLFVFKNPRDQTGFRALTLQAFPDRWRDVLRLFETCTQRPYGYIMMDLHPASDDRYRLFSCVTPSDGPTQVWKRE; from the coding sequence ATGATACGACAACCCAGTAGTACGATGATCGTCGGTCCCTCGGGGAGTGGCAAGACGCAATTGACCGAAGCGCTCTTGACGGAAGGTGATGTCTTTGAAGGAGGTCGGACCAAACCGTGTCATTACTGTTATGCCGTATGGCAACCGCGTTTCGAACGGATGAAAGGTCGTGGGATCCGATTTCACGAAGGAATCCCTGACATTTCGGATCTTCGACAATGGTTTGGAAAAAGTGGTGGCGGGATCCTGGTCTTGGACGATCTCATGGACGAAGGTGGGAACGATAAACGCGTGTTGGACCTATTCACCCGAGAATCGCATCATCGGAACATCACGGTGTTGTATTTGTGTCAAGATTTATTTCCACCCGGCAAGTATGCCAAGACCATCTCCAGGAATGCCCACTATCTCTTCGTGTTCAAGAATCCTAGAGATCAAACGGGATTTCGAGCCTTGACGTTACAAGCCTTTCCCGATCGATGGCGTGACGTGCTTCGTCTCTTCGAAACATGCACGCAACGCCCGTACGGGTATATAATGATGGACCTTCATCCCGCTTCAGACGATCGGTACCGCCTGTTCAGTTGTGTGACACCCTCGGATGGTCCGACCCAAGTGTGGAAACGTGAATGA